The following coding sequences lie in one Gemmatimonadota bacterium genomic window:
- the nuoH gene encoding NADH-quinone oxidoreductase subunit NuoH → METLSPTAFLVASAIKVLVVFTGILVVVAYTTLAERRVSAFIQDRLGPNRVGPFGLLQPIADGIKNILKEETMPATANRFFFVLAPSLAIIPALVTFAVIPFAAPLPTPWGVVDMVVADLPIGILYILALSSLAVYGLFLAGWSSNNKYAFLGGVRSSAQMISYEVALGLSLVPVLMLAGNVTLTEIVHEQQAMGIWFLFPLSLAFVLFVISSFAETNRLPFDLPEAESELITGYHTEYSAMKFSMFFIAEYSHVLTASALMATLFLGGWSIPFWSGDEMFWYEGALISGFTAAGDAIPASPAWWKSLLTFLSFAAKTGFFILLFIWVRWTLPRFRYDQVMQLGWKVMLPSALAYLMLVGGTILALDQLGVEGFAFGGVLTLVSAVATGFFIFVLDRGRIIRGAAMREGSG, encoded by the coding sequence GTGGAGACGCTTTCGCCCACCGCCTTCCTGGTCGCCTCGGCGATCAAGGTTCTCGTCGTGTTCACGGGGATCCTCGTGGTCGTGGCGTACACGACGCTCGCGGAGCGGCGCGTATCGGCCTTCATCCAGGACCGGCTCGGTCCGAATCGGGTGGGACCCTTCGGACTCCTCCAGCCGATCGCGGACGGGATCAAGAACATCCTGAAAGAAGAGACGATGCCGGCGACGGCGAACCGCTTCTTCTTCGTCCTCGCCCCCTCGCTCGCGATCATCCCCGCGCTCGTGACCTTCGCGGTGATCCCTTTCGCGGCTCCGCTCCCGACGCCGTGGGGTGTCGTGGACATGGTCGTGGCCGACCTTCCCATCGGAATCCTTTATATCCTGGCGCTCTCGTCCCTCGCGGTTTATGGGCTTTTCCTCGCGGGGTGGTCGTCCAACAACAAATATGCCTTCCTCGGGGGCGTGCGCTCGTCGGCGCAGATGATCTCGTACGAGGTGGCGCTCGGGCTCTCTCTGGTCCCGGTCCTCATGCTCGCGGGGAATGTCACGTTGACCGAGATCGTGCACGAGCAGCAGGCGATGGGAATCTGGTTTCTCTTTCCCCTCTCGCTCGCCTTTGTCCTCTTCGTGATTTCTTCGTTCGCGGAGACGAACCGCCTCCCCTTCGACCTTCCCGAAGCCGAGTCGGAGTTGATCACCGGATACCACACGGAATATTCGGCGATGAAGTTTTCGATGTTCTTCATCGCGGAGTACTCGCACGTCCTGACGGCCTCGGCCCTCATGGCGACGCTCTTCTTGGGCGGATGGAGCATCCCCTTCTGGTCCGGCGACGAGATGTTCTGGTACGAAGGAGCCCTTATCTCGGGGTTCACGGCCGCAGGCGACGCGATTCCCGCCAGCCCCGCGTGGTGGAAGTCGCTGCTCACCTTCCTCTCCTTCGCGGCGAAGACAGGGTTTTTCATTTTGCTCTTCATCTGGGTGCGGTGGACCCTGCCACGCTTCCGCTACGACCAGGTGATGCAACTCGGGTGGAAGGTGATGCTCCCAAGCGCTCTCGCTTACCTGATGCTCGTCGGGGGGACGATCCTCGCCCTCGATCAACTCGGTGTGGAGGGATTTGCTTTCGGCGGAGTCCTCACCCTCGTGAGTGCGGTGGCCACGGGCTTCTTCATCTTCGTCCTCGATCGCGGACGGATCATCCGCGGGGCGGCGATGAGGGAGGGGTCGGGATGA
- the dcd gene encoding dCTP deaminase: MTIRNDRWIRRMAQDQGMIEPFEPGQVREGTISYGVSSYGYDIRVAPEFKVFTNVHSVVVDPKHFDDRSFVDVNADSCIIPPNSFALARTVEFFKIPRDTLVLCVGKSTYARCGIIVNVTPLEPTWRGYLTLEISNTTPLPAKIYANEGIAQLLFFQSDEEPDTAYEDRKGKYQDQHGVTLPKL, translated from the coding sequence ATGACCATCCGGAACGACCGTTGGATTCGAAGGATGGCCCAAGATCAAGGGATGATCGAGCCCTTCGAGCCCGGCCAGGTACGCGAGGGAACGATCTCCTACGGGGTTTCCTCCTATGGCTACGACATCCGCGTCGCGCCGGAGTTCAAGGTGTTCACAAACGTCCACAGCGTCGTCGTGGACCCGAAGCACTTCGACGACCGCTCCTTCGTGGACGTGAACGCCGACTCGTGCATCATCCCGCCGAACTCTTTCGCCCTCGCGCGGACCGTCGAATTCTTCAAGATTCCGCGAGACACCCTGGTCTTGTGCGTCGGCAAAAGCACCTATGCGCGTTGCGGAATCATCGTGAACGTCACGCCCCTCGAACCAACCTGGCGCGGCTACCTCACACTCGAGATTTCGAACACGACCCCTCTCCCCGCGAAGATCTACGCGAACGAAGGGATCGCTCAACTCCTCTTTTTCCAGAGCGATGAAGAGCCGGATACGGCCTATGAGGACCGAAAGGGGAAATATCAGGACCAGCACGGCGTGACCCTGCCGAAGCTTTAG
- a CDS encoding NADH-quinone oxidoreductase subunit B gives MSERTRLPVTSSGSGLPGGIFGEGTPAFLTTKVDYVVNWARRSSLWPMPFGTACCAIEMMASAASNQDLARFGMERMAFSPRQADVLICAGRVPYKLAPVLRRIWDQMTQPKWCVSMGACASSGGVFDVYSMVQGIDTIIPVDVYVPGCPPRPEGLIYGLIMIQEKIRGESLARHRELREEDPARAGRPRANDDEVRALSGPFGNSTSQGWTPGGEE, from the coding sequence ATGAGCGAGCGCACCCGACTTCCGGTGACCTCGAGCGGCAGCGGTCTCCCCGGCGGGATCTTCGGCGAGGGAACGCCGGCCTTCCTGACCACGAAGGTGGACTACGTGGTGAATTGGGCCCGGCGGAGCTCCCTCTGGCCGATGCCCTTCGGGACGGCGTGCTGCGCGATCGAGATGATGGCGTCTGCCGCCTCCAATCAGGACCTCGCGCGTTTCGGCATGGAGCGAATGGCCTTCTCTCCGCGCCAGGCCGACGTCCTCATCTGCGCGGGGCGCGTCCCCTACAAGCTGGCGCCGGTCCTGCGCCGGATCTGGGACCAGATGACGCAGCCCAAGTGGTGCGTATCCATGGGCGCCTGCGCCTCCTCGGGGGGTGTTTTCGACGTGTATTCGATGGTGCAGGGGATCGATACGATCATCCCGGTGGACGTGTACGTCCCAGGTTGTCCGCCTCGCCCGGAGGGATTGATCTACGGTCTCATCATGATCCAGGAGAAGATCCGGGGAGAATCGCTGGCACGGCACCGGGAGCTCCGCGAGGAGGATCCGGCGCGCGCCGGGCGACCACGAGCAAACGACGACGAGGTTCGTGCCCTTTCGGGGCCCTTCGGGAACTCGACGAGCCAGGGTTGGACGCCCGGAGGGGAGGAGTGA
- the ndhC gene encoding NADH-quinone oxidoreductase subunit A, whose product MSSSYLPVLILLGVSVLNAVGMLAASHLLNPRRPTAEKEMPYESGMVPLGDTRARFSVKFYMVALSFIIFDLEAIFLIPWAVAMRELGWGAFVAVAIFNAVLVVGLVYEWRKGVLDWA is encoded by the coding sequence ATGTCATCGAGCTACCTCCCAGTCCTGATCCTGCTGGGGGTATCCGTCCTCAATGCGGTTGGGATGCTCGCCGCCTCGCACCTCCTCAATCCGCGGCGCCCCACCGCGGAGAAAGAGATGCCCTACGAGTCGGGGATGGTTCCTCTCGGCGACACGAGGGCGCGCTTTTCGGTGAAGTTCTACATGGTGGCGCTTTCGTTCATCATCTTCGACCTCGAGGCGATCTTCCTGATCCCCTGGGCCGTAGCGATGCGCGAACTCGGCTGGGGCGCCTTCGTGGCGGTCGCGATCTTCAACGCCGTCCTCGTCGTCGGACTCGTCTACGAGTGGCGGAAGGGGGTGCTCGACTGGGCATGA
- the nuoF gene encoding NADH-quinone oxidoreductase subunit NuoF, protein MAYPYTHEKEVRLLSRGWGDPAARTLAGARAMGGYEGLAKALELGREKVIEEVKASGLRGRGGAGFPTGMKWSFMPKEKRGPHYLCCNADESEPGTFKDRELLRWTPHQLIEGCLIAAYAIQAEHAYLYCRGEFFEANQVLARAVAEAYEAGLAGEKILGSGITIDLTVHQGAGAYICGEETALMNSLEGRRGLPRVKPPFPAAAGLFNRPTTINNVETLCAVPHIIKNGGAWYRQWGSEKSPGTKLFCVSGHVVRPGNYELPLGFPLQELIYDVCGGFREGRRLKAVIPGGSSVPIMSEAECLDCSLDYEGVAAKGSMLGCASVIVMDDSTNIVKQVRRMVDFYAHESCGQCTPCREGTTWLSRILVRIETGRGTEEDLQTLLDLGKQMTGTTICVLSDSAAAPVASSIQKFRDDYLALIRQGEAVGAA, encoded by the coding sequence ATGGCGTATCCCTACACCCACGAGAAGGAAGTCCGCCTTCTGAGCCGCGGCTGGGGTGATCCGGCGGCGCGGACGCTTGCCGGTGCAAGGGCGATGGGCGGGTACGAGGGGCTGGCGAAGGCGCTGGAGCTCGGACGCGAAAAGGTGATCGAGGAGGTGAAGGCGTCGGGGCTCCGGGGGAGGGGAGGGGCCGGCTTCCCCACCGGGATGAAGTGGTCCTTCATGCCGAAGGAGAAAAGGGGCCCCCACTACCTCTGCTGCAACGCCGACGAGTCCGAGCCGGGAACTTTCAAGGACCGTGAGCTCCTGCGCTGGACGCCGCACCAGTTGATCGAAGGGTGCCTGATCGCGGCGTACGCGATCCAGGCCGAACACGCCTACCTCTACTGCCGGGGTGAGTTCTTCGAAGCGAACCAGGTGCTCGCGCGGGCGGTCGCAGAGGCATACGAGGCCGGGCTCGCCGGGGAGAAGATCCTGGGCTCGGGCATCACGATCGATCTGACCGTGCACCAGGGAGCGGGGGCCTATATCTGTGGGGAAGAGACTGCCCTCATGAACTCGCTCGAGGGGCGCCGCGGCCTCCCTCGGGTCAAGCCTCCGTTCCCGGCCGCAGCCGGACTCTTTAACCGCCCGACGACGATCAATAATGTCGAGACCCTTTGCGCCGTCCCGCACATCATAAAAAACGGAGGCGCCTGGTATCGGCAGTGGGGAAGCGAAAAGAGCCCGGGCACGAAGCTCTTTTGCGTGAGTGGGCACGTGGTGCGCCCGGGGAACTACGAGCTTCCCCTCGGCTTCCCGCTCCAGGAGCTGATCTACGACGTCTGCGGCGGCTTTCGCGAGGGAAGGCGGCTCAAGGCGGTGATTCCCGGGGGGAGCTCCGTCCCCATCATGTCAGAAGCGGAGTGCCTCGACTGCTCGCTCGACTACGAGGGGGTCGCCGCGAAGGGGTCCATGCTCGGGTGCGCCTCGGTGATCGTGATGGACGACAGCACGAACATCGTGAAGCAGGTCCGCAGAATGGTGGACTTTTACGCCCACGAATCGTGTGGACAATGCACTCCCTGCCGCGAAGGGACCACCTGGCTCTCGCGAATCCTCGTCCGAATCGAGACCGGGCGCGGAACCGAGGAGGACCTCCAGACCCTGCTCGACCTGGGAAAGCAGATGACCGGGACGACGATCTGCGTGCTATCGGATTCCGCGGCGGCGCCCGTCGCCTCTTCCATCCAGAAGTTCCGCGACGACTACCTCGCCCTGATCCGCCAGGGCGAGGCGGTCGGGGCCGCCTGA
- a CDS encoding NAD(P)H-dependent oxidoreductase subunit E: MSDGRTHRDTPFRNPGWAGNTGEFDLTEAQVRGDDYVATRPLDGGHASGAPTYPYLLAEKDPSAPLFEGPYRVRFDKILTRYPDRQGALLPVLNLAQELRGHISPETMDEVAGMLGLADAYVRGVATFYTMYNKRPVGRYLIQVCTNISCNLCGGDEVLAAFLEHAGVELGGTSDDGLFTVTEVECLAACGFPTAVQINSRYYENVIPVGVPDLLDRLRRGVQ; encoded by the coding sequence GTGAGCGACGGAAGGACGCACCGGGATACCCCGTTTAGAAATCCCGGCTGGGCCGGAAACACGGGGGAGTTCGATCTCACCGAGGCCCAGGTCCGGGGCGATGACTACGTCGCGACCCGTCCCCTGGACGGTGGGCACGCCTCCGGCGCCCCGACCTATCCATACTTGCTTGCCGAGAAGGATCCCTCCGCGCCTCTCTTCGAGGGCCCCTATCGGGTGCGTTTCGATAAAATTCTCACGCGTTATCCCGACCGTCAGGGCGCCCTCCTTCCCGTCCTCAACCTCGCACAGGAGCTCCGGGGCCACATCTCGCCCGAGACGATGGACGAGGTGGCCGGAATGCTTGGCCTCGCGGATGCCTACGTCCGTGGGGTGGCAACTTTCTACACGATGTACAACAAGCGGCCGGTGGGCCGCTATCTGATCCAGGTCTGCACAAACATCTCCTGCAATCTCTGCGGGGGGGACGAGGTGCTCGCTGCCTTCCTCGAGCACGCGGGGGTGGAGTTGGGCGGAACTTCCGACGACGGCCTTTTCACCGTGACCGAGGTGGAATGCCTTGCCGCCTGCGGATTTCCGACCGCGGTCCAGATCAACTCGCGGTACTACGAAAATGTGATACCCGTTGGCGTCCCCGACCTCCTCGACCGGCTCCGGAGAGGGGTGCAGTAG
- the nuoD gene encoding NADH dehydrogenase (quinone) subunit D — protein sequence MSKRTLELDVSRGPETGMDFRPRPGAASPIDVDVPDLGSQHMLINVGPQHPATHGVLRLVLELDGETVIRCIPHIGYLHSSFEKLGEFRTWNQIVTLTDRMDYLAPLIYNCAYAMAVEKMMGVEVTERCKVVRVICMELDRIFSHLLWLGTWAIDVGAFTPFLYAFQERERVYKLHDELTGARITTSATRIGGMMADLPAGWAEGVRDFANTVPKTLDEVDTLLAHNGIHLGRTRDVGVISGEDAINCGFSGPNLRASGVPYDLRKDRPYYDYETYDFEVPIGEHGDCYDRYLVRMEEMRQSCKILNQALDRLPGGPINVDDPRISLPSKTDCMNDMESMIHHFKLIMDGVQAPPGESYFAVEGSKGELGMYVVSDGGPKPVRWRIRPPSFVNLSVIPRLVEGGLLADVIVVNASLDIVLGEIDR from the coding sequence ATGTCGAAGCGGACGCTCGAGCTGGACGTCTCGCGGGGCCCTGAAACCGGGATGGACTTCCGTCCCCGCCCCGGGGCGGCCAGCCCCATTGACGTGGACGTGCCGGACCTCGGCTCGCAGCACATGTTGATCAATGTCGGACCGCAACACCCGGCGACACACGGCGTGCTTCGCCTGGTCCTCGAGCTCGACGGGGAGACGGTGATCCGGTGTATCCCCCATATCGGATACCTCCACTCCTCCTTCGAAAAACTCGGCGAATTCCGGACCTGGAATCAGATCGTCACACTGACGGACCGGATGGACTACCTCGCTCCTCTCATCTACAACTGCGCCTACGCGATGGCGGTGGAGAAGATGATGGGCGTGGAGGTGACGGAGCGGTGCAAGGTGGTGCGGGTGATTTGCATGGAGCTGGATCGGATCTTCTCGCACCTCCTCTGGCTCGGCACCTGGGCGATCGATGTCGGAGCGTTCACCCCCTTCCTTTACGCATTCCAGGAACGGGAACGGGTCTACAAGCTGCACGACGAGCTCACCGGAGCGCGGATCACCACCTCGGCCACGCGGATCGGGGGAATGATGGCGGACCTTCCCGCCGGCTGGGCGGAAGGGGTCCGCGACTTCGCGAACACCGTTCCGAAAACGCTCGACGAGGTGGACACGCTTCTGGCGCACAATGGGATCCATCTGGGCCGGACGCGCGACGTCGGCGTCATCTCGGGGGAAGACGCGATCAACTGCGGGTTCTCCGGCCCCAACCTGCGCGCCTCGGGGGTCCCTTACGATCTCCGGAAGGACCGACCGTACTACGACTACGAGACGTACGACTTCGAAGTCCCGATCGGGGAGCATGGCGACTGTTACGATCGTTACCTCGTCCGCATGGAGGAGATGCGGCAGAGCTGCAAGATTCTGAACCAGGCGCTCGACCGCCTCCCCGGCGGTCCGATCAACGTGGACGACCCGCGAATCTCCCTCCCTTCCAAGACGGACTGCATGAACGACATGGAGTCCATGATCCACCACTTCAAGCTGATCATGGATGGAGTTCAGGCGCCGCCCGGGGAGTCGTATTTCGCGGTGGAAGGGTCGAAGGGGGAGCTCGGAATGTACGTCGTCAGCGACGGGGGGCCCAAGCCGGTCCGCTGGAGGATTCGGCCCCCCTCCTTCGTGAATCTCTCTGTGATTCCGCGGCTCGTCGAAGGCGGCCTCCTCGCCGATGTCATCGTCGTGAACGCGAGCCTCGACATCGTGCTCGGAGAGATCGACCGGTGA
- a CDS encoding alpha/beta hydrolase, whose translation MATRFAFLYPDRTTHMVMANPVGLTDYRAGRGFRPFDGAVVVGPDLQAAYETDVRTGMNRYVSWRPEYLEHLRIRHGVRLSAEWPRLAYVRALGNNLHSMDSVVNDWPHIETKSMVLGGIEDGPNFPADARRAAEALPNAEVVLIPGVGHNPHEKVPEIVNTELVRFLSSDPGDPAAEGW comes from the coding sequence ATGGCCACACGCTTCGCCTTCCTGTATCCCGACAGGACGACGCACATGGTAATGGCGAACCCCGTTGGGCTCACGGACTATCGGGCGGGGCGCGGCTTCCGTCCCTTCGACGGCGCCGTGGTGGTCGGGCCCGATTTGCAGGCCGCCTACGAGACGGACGTGCGGACAGGCATGAACCGCTATGTGTCCTGGCGCCCCGAGTACCTCGAGCACCTGAGGATTCGTCATGGTGTTCGCCTCTCCGCCGAATGGCCTCGGCTGGCTTACGTGCGCGCGCTCGGAAACAACCTCCACTCGATGGATTCGGTGGTGAACGACTGGCCGCACATCGAGACCAAGTCCATGGTGCTCGGGGGGATAGAGGATGGCCCGAATTTCCCCGCCGACGCGCGTCGGGCCGCGGAGGCGCTTCCGAATGCGGAGGTCGTGCTCATTCCAGGCGTTGGGCACAATCCGCACGAAAAAGTGCCCGAGATCGTGAACACGGAGTTGGTGCGGTTCCTCTCCTCGGATCCCGGCGACCCGGCCGCGGAAGGCTGGTAG
- a CDS encoding NADH-quinone oxidoreductase subunit C, which translates to MIPETALERSGAGHPTVEAATVRFSDAILRHEVVAGDEHVVFLAPERMFEVLQWMKDEPDHLYNFLSDVTAVDFGGGRPIQVVYQLYSIPHRRALRVKVELPPPDLTVDSVVPLWAGADWLEREAWDMFGVHFRGHPDLRRILMPENYAEGHPLRKDFPLRGRFSRAEQTRRALALEVEDHYTPAEFSEGGEPQVVPWQEVGGGAVRKAPPKGSETASEDAEER; encoded by the coding sequence GTGATACCGGAGACCGCCCTCGAGCGGTCCGGCGCCGGCCACCCGACCGTCGAGGCGGCGACGGTGCGCTTCTCCGACGCCATCCTCCGCCACGAGGTCGTCGCAGGCGACGAGCACGTCGTCTTTTTGGCTCCGGAGCGGATGTTCGAAGTCCTTCAGTGGATGAAAGATGAGCCAGATCACCTCTATAACTTTCTCTCTGATGTCACCGCGGTAGACTTTGGCGGCGGGCGGCCGATCCAGGTGGTCTATCAATTGTACTCCATTCCCCACCGGCGGGCTCTGCGCGTCAAGGTCGAGCTCCCGCCCCCGGATCTCACGGTGGACTCCGTCGTTCCGCTTTGGGCCGGGGCGGATTGGCTCGAACGGGAGGCCTGGGACATGTTCGGGGTCCACTTCAGAGGGCATCCCGACCTCCGTCGAATCCTGATGCCGGAGAACTACGCCGAGGGTCACCCCCTTCGGAAGGACTTCCCGCTCCGGGGACGTTTCTCCCGGGCGGAGCAGACGCGCCGCGCCCTCGCCCTCGAAGTCGAAGATCATTACACCCCCGCGGAGTTCTCGGAGGGAGGCGAGCCGCAGGTCGTCCCCTGGCAGGAGGTAGGAGGGGGCGCGGTTCGGAAGGCGCCGCCGAAGGGCTCGGAGACGGCCTCAGAAGACGCGGAGGAGCGTTAG
- a CDS encoding NADH-quinone oxidoreductase subunit I has protein sequence MTISVKVMRRPEPGETSYLRATLRGMALTFKHLVNPKKVTVEYPEERPDLSPRWRGTHVMETHADGRPKCVACGLCPTVCPANCIRLVGGEDDMGNRYPLVYEIDEFRCIFCGMCQEVCPVEAIHVGVHFENAEYTRDRFVYDLDRLMAQEHPSTLLWDPSDGASE, from the coding sequence ATGACGATCTCGGTCAAAGTCATGCGGCGTCCGGAGCCGGGCGAGACCTCGTATCTCCGCGCCACGCTCAGGGGGATGGCGCTCACTTTCAAGCACCTGGTGAACCCGAAGAAGGTCACCGTCGAGTACCCGGAGGAACGCCCGGATCTCTCCCCCCGTTGGCGGGGAACGCATGTCATGGAGACGCATGCGGACGGGCGTCCCAAGTGCGTTGCGTGCGGGCTCTGCCCGACCGTCTGCCCGGCGAACTGCATCCGGCTTGTCGGGGGCGAAGACGACATGGGGAACCGTTACCCCCTCGTCTACGAGATCGACGAGTTCCGCTGCATCTTCTGCGGAATGTGCCAGGAGGTCTGCCCCGTCGAGGCGATCCATGTGGGCGTCCACTTCGAAAACGCGGAGTACACTCGCGACCGCTTCGTCTACGACCTCGACCGGCTGATGGCGCAGGAGCATCCGAGCACCCTGCTCTGGGATCCCTCCGACGGCGCCTCGGAGTGA
- a CDS encoding NADH-quinone oxidoreductase subunit J: MADVLFYVLAAMVVGGASGVVLQRSPVGSLLFMVGTLASVAGIFVLLEAHFLAAVQVIVYAGAIMVLFLFVIMLLNLGHDYQADMKRGFGAFFAFGTTGLMAGLLARQLGGAGENPIYQYFPGPDGMDRILAEEGVIGAVARPLFTEYVVAFELVGILLLVALVGAVALARGRG; encoded by the coding sequence ATGGCTGACGTCCTCTTCTACGTCTTGGCGGCAATGGTCGTCGGTGGGGCGAGCGGGGTCGTGCTCCAGCGCAGTCCGGTCGGGAGCCTTCTCTTCATGGTCGGGACGCTCGCCTCCGTCGCGGGGATCTTCGTCCTCCTCGAGGCGCACTTCCTCGCGGCCGTCCAGGTCATCGTCTACGCGGGGGCCATCATGGTCCTCTTCCTCTTCGTGATCATGCTTCTGAACCTGGGGCACGATTACCAGGCCGACATGAAACGGGGATTCGGGGCTTTTTTCGCTTTCGGGACCACCGGGCTCATGGCGGGACTCCTCGCTCGGCAGTTGGGCGGTGCGGGAGAAAATCCGATTTACCAGTACTTCCCGGGGCCCGATGGGATGGATCGCATCCTCGCGGAGGAAGGGGTGATCGGAGCCGTCGCGCGGCCACTTTTCACCGAGTACGTCGTCGCCTTCGAGCTCGTCGGAATCCTCCTCCTGGTGGCGCTCGTGGGTGCGGTGGCGCTCGCCCGCGGGAGGGGATGA
- a CDS encoding acyltransferase, protein MTSPSAPPTISQAPPIRDHLPALDSLRGLAVLLVLWHHLPDDLFGPLAAAVGFAIRPGYLGVDIFFVLSGFLITRILLFDRARGASLGTFFKRRFARIFPVYYLTLLVVGLWQPGSYILWAALDLCNFYYAVEKTPFPRWSTLGRSPWRSISTWAGPSSCTR, encoded by the coding sequence GTGACGTCTCCGTCGGCACCTCCGACCATCTCCCAGGCACCCCCGATCCGCGACCACCTCCCGGCGCTGGACAGCCTCCGCGGGCTCGCGGTCCTCCTCGTCCTCTGGCATCACCTTCCCGACGACCTCTTCGGGCCGCTCGCCGCCGCCGTCGGGTTCGCGATTCGTCCCGGCTATCTCGGCGTGGACATCTTCTTCGTCCTGAGTGGCTTTCTAATCACACGGATCCTTCTCTTCGATCGCGCTAGGGGAGCCTCGCTCGGCACTTTCTTCAAGCGCCGCTTCGCGCGGATTTTCCCCGTCTACTACCTGACCCTGTTGGTGGTGGGTCTCTGGCAGCCGGGGAGCTACATCCTCTGGGCCGCCCTTGACCTCTGCAACTTCTATTACGCGGTGGAGAAGACCCCCTTTCCCCGCTGGAGCACACTTGGTCGCTCGCCGTGGAGGAGCATTTCTACCTGGGCTGGCCCTTCCTCGTGTACGCGGTGA
- a CDS encoding 2Fe-2S iron-sulfur cluster-binding protein, whose protein sequence is MDAPKPQAVTLTIDEREVTVPKGTTILRAAESIGIEIPRYCYHPGLSSPAQCRICLVEVVGAPKLAASCVTEAMEGQQVRTQSEPALEMRRGVLEFYLANHPLDCPICDQSGECKLQDYVHAEGREHGRSREPKRVFGRDDFGGDVLFYGDRCVMCTRCVRFMNEMAQDPRLAVVERGNRSIIDTFFDEGVEGSPYSGNIVDICPVGALVSKDFLHKARAWDLEHTPSVCPNCSQGCNIEIHTRDNLVQRLKPRDNPEVNQYWMCDYGRARYEWLNRGDRIEAPLIRTGERDARAAASWEEAIRAAAAELGGAEGPVRAVASAFVSNEALVALATLVEALGGGEIVFRSPRTVGEIPLPGFEKLARREDLAPNREGAEALGMKRVGTNDATGGLESLAAHAGKLVVLGDELEDAGPEFGAEAAAYLYLGSYPTEGAGRAKVVLPITTFAEEEGSFTNHARIVQRYEPALQAPGMARPAATVLEALRAALGTPAGALAGRRGS, encoded by the coding sequence ATGGACGCGCCGAAGCCGCAAGCGGTCACGCTGACCATCGACGAGCGGGAGGTCACCGTTCCGAAGGGGACGACGATCCTCCGCGCCGCGGAGTCAATCGGGATCGAGATTCCCCGGTATTGTTACCATCCGGGGCTCTCCTCTCCGGCCCAGTGCCGGATTTGCCTCGTAGAGGTCGTGGGGGCGCCGAAGCTCGCCGCCTCCTGCGTGACGGAGGCGATGGAGGGCCAGCAGGTTCGGACGCAGAGCGAGCCTGCCCTCGAGATGCGCCGCGGTGTCCTCGAGTTCTACCTCGCCAACCATCCCCTCGACTGCCCCATCTGCGACCAGTCGGGTGAGTGCAAGCTCCAGGACTACGTACACGCGGAGGGGCGTGAGCACGGCCGGAGCCGCGAGCCGAAGCGCGTCTTTGGTAGGGACGACTTCGGAGGAGACGTCCTCTTTTACGGGGACCGGTGCGTCATGTGCACGCGCTGCGTACGCTTCATGAACGAGATGGCCCAGGATCCGCGGCTGGCCGTCGTCGAGCGGGGGAACCGTTCGATCATTGACACCTTCTTCGACGAGGGGGTCGAAGGGTCGCCCTACTCCGGAAACATCGTGGACATCTGTCCGGTCGGGGCGCTCGTCTCGAAGGACTTCCTGCACAAGGCGCGCGCCTGGGATCTCGAACACACGCCGTCGGTCTGCCCGAATTGCTCGCAGGGGTGCAATATCGAGATCCACACGCGAGACAACCTCGTCCAGAGGCTGAAGCCCAGGGATAACCCCGAGGTGAACCAGTACTGGATGTGCGACTACGGACGCGCCCGGTACGAATGGCTCAACCGGGGGGACCGCATCGAGGCGCCACTCATCCGCACCGGAGAGCGTGACGCCCGGGCCGCTGCCTCTTGGGAGGAGGCGATCCGCGCGGCCGCGGCCGAGCTCGGGGGCGCGGAAGGCCCCGTTCGCGCCGTCGCATCCGCCTTCGTGTCGAACGAGGCGCTCGTGGCGCTCGCCACCCTCGTCGAGGCGCTGGGAGGGGGCGAGATCGTCTTCCGCTCACCGCGCACCGTGGGAGAGATCCCTCTCCCGGGCTTCGAGAAACTCGCGCGCCGGGAGGACCTGGCCCCGAACCGGGAGGGGGCGGAAGCTCTCGGAATGAAGCGAGTGGGAACGAACGACGCGACGGGAGGACTCGAGTCGCTCGCCGCGCACGCCGGGAAGCTCGTCGTCTTGGGCGACGAGCTCGAGGATGCGGGCCCGGAGTTCGGCGCGGAAGCCGCGGCCTACCTCTACCTCGGCAGTTATCCGACGGAGGGAGCCGGGCGCGCGAAGGTCGTCCTGCCCATCACGACCTTCGCCGAAGAAGAGGGGAGCTTCACGAACCACGCCAGAATCGTCCAGCGGTACGAGCCGGCGCTCCAGGCCCCCGGGATGGCGCGCCCGGCTGCCACGGTCCTGGAGGCGCTTCGTGCGGCGCTCGGGACGCCGGCCGGGGCGCTCGCAGGACGCCGAGGAAGCTGA